A genome region from Maridesulfovibrio salexigens DSM 2638 includes the following:
- a CDS encoding sulfite exporter TauE/SafE family protein encodes MSFFNQWGKFMMAGAGYMARWEIDNAKAIMGSKKLRMLLGLMLIPVILGGIAFADDIAPVLPDLLGGKKAYSPAFYSFGIFMVSIAIGLGAGLITGCIGAGGGFIIAPALMSAGIKGILAVGTDLFHIFAKAIMGSVIHRKMGNVSVPLAVVFLIGAIVGATAGGIINRVLYEINPVLSDAFITTVYSLMLGFLGFYAMFDYLKARKAGSGGCAHGGGEGAELGALSKSLQSVNFPPMVKFDQDLTPGGRQISWIFLVLSGALVGLAAGIMGVGGGFLTFPIFVYVLGVSSMTTVGTDIFQIVFTAGFASISQYAIYGFIFYTLAMGMLLGSLLGIQIGALVTKVVPGITIRGFYAMAVLAGFVNRIFALPGKLGEMGYIPISPALGDTLNTIGIWAFFVVIGGFSVWVIGTFLKNIQNLKAEGAH; translated from the coding sequence ATGAGTTTTTTCAATCAATGGGGTAAATTTATGATGGCTGGGGCCGGTTACATGGCCCGCTGGGAGATCGATAACGCAAAGGCGATCATGGGCAGCAAGAAATTACGTATGCTGCTCGGGCTGATGCTGATCCCCGTGATCTTGGGCGGTATTGCTTTTGCCGATGATATTGCTCCGGTTCTTCCGGATCTTCTCGGCGGCAAAAAAGCGTATAGCCCCGCATTCTACAGCTTCGGCATTTTTATGGTGTCGATAGCCATCGGTCTTGGTGCAGGACTGATTACCGGCTGTATCGGCGCTGGCGGTGGATTTATTATCGCCCCCGCACTTATGAGTGCCGGTATTAAGGGTATTCTGGCTGTTGGTACTGACTTGTTCCACATTTTCGCTAAGGCGATTATGGGTAGTGTCATCCACCGCAAGATGGGTAACGTGTCTGTGCCTCTGGCGGTAGTGTTCCTTATCGGTGCAATTGTCGGAGCCACTGCGGGCGGTATTATCAACCGTGTTCTTTATGAAATTAACCCCGTGCTTTCCGATGCGTTTATTACTACTGTTTATTCGTTAATGCTCGGATTCCTCGGCTTCTACGCCATGTTTGACTACCTGAAAGCCCGCAAAGCCGGTTCCGGTGGTTGCGCGCACGGCGGCGGAGAAGGAGCAGAGCTGGGTGCTCTCAGTAAGTCTCTGCAATCCGTTAACTTTCCGCCTATGGTAAAATTCGATCAGGACCTTACTCCCGGCGGACGTCAGATCTCTTGGATCTTTTTGGTCCTCTCCGGTGCACTGGTAGGTCTGGCCGCAGGTATCATGGGTGTCGGCGGAGGCTTCCTTACCTTCCCCATCTTCGTATACGTGCTTGGCGTATCCTCTATGACAACTGTTGGTACTGATATCTTCCAGATTGTTTTTACCGCAGGTTTCGCCTCTATTTCCCAGTATGCCATTTACGGGTTCATCTTCTATACTCTTGCAATGGGTATGCTGCTTGGTTCCCTGCTCGGTATTCAGATTGGCGCACTGGTAACTAAGGTTGTTCCCGGTATTACCATTCGTGGATTCTACGCCATGGCTGTTCTGGCCGGTTTCGTTAACCGTATTTTTGCTCTGCCCGGAAAGCTGGGTGAAATGGGATACATCCCGATTTCTCCGGCCCTTGGCGACACTTTGAACACCATAGGTATCTGGGCGTTCTTTGTAGTAATTGGCGGTTTTTCGGTCTGGGTTATCGGTACTTTCTTGAAGAATATCCAGAATCTTAAGGCAGAAGGGGCACACTAA
- a CDS encoding PAS domain-containing sensor histidine kinase, with translation MNLQEYYDTIMQLSHGIVVTLDLDGVIIHGNSMLESLSGYSMQELAGKDWFETFIPQEQRADSRKEVLDKAGKKDISRISGSIRARSGEKIYIDWNLKALTDSDSSTISILCVGQDVTEHMRRQNGLLRERFNLIERNKELNCLYEISKLGADGDLDLKETLRKIVNLLPSGFQNPDKTHIRLRIGNLCWETEGYYKTENVLVESIESGPEIRGSITVSVEYAGHKRKGESIFLEDENELLVTTAQQIGLIVAKKEIKTARQELEQQLRQADRLAKIGQFSAGVAHEINEPLANILGYAQLALQTPELPDQVRMDLDNIVDSSLHAREIIKKIMFFSRQLPPQFIPTDLNQTIRDALRITGTAAKRGNIEIRCEFDEKLPLVSADPRHIKQVIVNLAANAIQAMDEGGVLTIKTLSDGNDVYIIVDDNGPGIHADDLKQIFNPFFTTKDVDKGTGLGLSVVLGIVKAHKGLIQVQSEYGHGTSFEIALPCLQNNQSVE, from the coding sequence ATGAATCTTCAGGAATATTATGACACTATAATGCAGTTGAGTCATGGCATTGTGGTCACACTTGATTTGGACGGTGTTATCATTCACGGCAACTCCATGCTCGAATCGTTGTCCGGTTATTCCATGCAGGAATTGGCCGGCAAAGATTGGTTTGAGACCTTTATACCTCAGGAACAGCGTGCTGATTCACGCAAAGAGGTATTGGATAAGGCCGGAAAAAAGGATATTTCCAGAATTTCCGGCAGTATCAGGGCCAGAAGTGGAGAAAAAATTTATATTGATTGGAATTTGAAAGCCTTAACTGATTCGGATTCCAGTACAATCAGCATCCTTTGTGTAGGACAGGATGTAACCGAGCACATGCGGCGCCAGAATGGTCTGCTTCGGGAGCGGTTCAACCTGATTGAACGCAATAAGGAGCTTAATTGCCTATATGAGATCAGTAAGCTCGGGGCTGACGGCGATCTGGATTTAAAAGAGACCCTTAGAAAGATAGTAAATCTGCTGCCTTCTGGATTTCAAAATCCGGATAAGACCCATATTCGTTTGCGTATCGGCAATCTTTGTTGGGAAACAGAAGGGTACTATAAGACGGAGAATGTTTTAGTTGAGTCGATTGAGTCCGGTCCGGAGATACGCGGCTCTATCACTGTGTCCGTAGAATATGCAGGTCATAAGAGAAAAGGGGAATCCATTTTTCTTGAAGATGAAAACGAATTGTTGGTCACAACGGCACAGCAGATCGGCCTAATTGTAGCGAAAAAAGAGATTAAGACTGCCCGGCAGGAGCTTGAGCAGCAGTTGCGCCAGGCGGATCGGTTAGCCAAGATCGGACAGTTCTCCGCCGGAGTAGCGCATGAGATTAATGAACCGTTGGCTAATATCCTCGGTTATGCACAGCTTGCATTGCAGACTCCTGAACTGCCTGATCAGGTGCGCATGGATCTAGATAATATAGTTGATTCTTCGCTGCATGCGCGTGAGATCATAAAGAAGATCATGTTTTTCAGCAGGCAGTTGCCGCCTCAATTTATTCCAACAGATTTAAATCAGACTATTCGAGATGCTCTGCGCATAACCGGGACTGCAGCTAAACGCGGTAATATTGAGATTCGTTGTGAATTTGATGAAAAACTTCCACTGGTGTCTGCTGACCCCCGGCATATCAAACAGGTTATTGTCAATTTGGCTGCCAATGCCATTCAGGCTATGGATGAAGGCGGGGTGTTGACCATAAAGACTCTCAGTGATGGTAATGACGTGTATATCATTGTGGACGATAATGGACCGGGTATTCATGCTGATGATTTAAAACAGATTTTTAATCCTTTTTTCACTACCAAGGACGTTGATAAGGGAACCGGGTTGGGGCTTTCAGTTGTTTTGGGAATCGTAAAAGCCCATAAAGGATTGATTCAGGTGCAAAGCGAATATGGGCACGGAACCAGTTTTGAGATAGCTTTGCCTTGTTTGCAAAATAACCAGTCGGTTGAATAG
- a CDS encoding response regulator yields the protein MRNDNKAIKLLMVDDEVGFAEVLRKRLSRRGILVETAYRGEDAVRMLREKEFDVAVLDLKLEGMDGIEILKVFKMLAPELPVLMLTGHGCEKAAAESIRLGVADYLSKPVDFELLLEKVRQVCIRKEDVHEKD from the coding sequence ATGAGGAATGACAACAAGGCAATAAAGCTGCTCATGGTCGACGACGAGGTCGGCTTTGCGGAGGTATTGCGTAAACGATTGAGCAGGCGGGGCATTCTTGTTGAGACCGCATACCGCGGTGAAGATGCAGTGAGAATGCTCCGCGAAAAAGAGTTTGATGTCGCGGTCCTTGATCTGAAGCTTGAAGGCATGGATGGAATCGAAATTTTAAAAGTTTTCAAGATGCTTGCTCCGGAACTGCCGGTTTTGATGCTTACCGGTCATGGCTGTGAAAAGGCCGCAGCTGAGAGCATCAGGTTGGGAGTTGCAGATTATCTGTCTAAGCCGGTCGATTTCGAACTGCTGTTAGAAAAAGTACGGCAGGTATGTATCCGGAAGGAGGATGTCCATGAAAAGGATTAA
- a CDS encoding aminopeptidase: protein MNKQLEHEPKSCWEIFKDEEHQQGMDDLAARYIDFLTRCKTERETIKYVEEKLKEAGFEDYLGADQCFRSFRDKTIFIARKGKNPLSQGFRLVGAHADTPRLDLKQHPLYEDLGMSMAKTHYYGGIRKYQWLARPLALHGVVVKADGTKVDVVIGEDVNDPVLTILDLLPHLAYKQVEKKVTDAFEAEKLNILMGHSLSFSKDEDDKEEGNGKPSVKRKVLELLNEKYDIVEEDLFSAEMHIVPAGPARYVGLDKSVVGGYGQDDRSCVFLALEAFLNAPEPEHAQIVLFYDKEEVGSEGSTGAKSLFFEYCLEDLIDAWEPNAKMSRVMMAGKALSTDVHAAIDPDYQDVHEKLNSAYLGYGPCFCKFTGHRGKVGANDAHPEFVAWLRNILSEAGAPWQMAELGKVDLGGGGTVAKFLALYGMDVIDFGPPVLSMHSPFELTSKADLYATELAFRTFLKN from the coding sequence ATGAATAAGCAACTTGAACATGAACCGAAAAGCTGCTGGGAAATCTTCAAAGATGAAGAGCACCAGCAGGGCATGGACGACCTCGCAGCCCGTTATATTGATTTTCTGACCCGCTGCAAGACCGAACGCGAGACCATTAAATATGTGGAAGAAAAACTGAAGGAAGCGGGTTTTGAAGATTATCTCGGAGCAGATCAGTGCTTCCGCTCCTTTCGCGATAAGACCATTTTTATTGCCCGTAAGGGGAAAAATCCGCTTTCTCAGGGCTTTCGTCTGGTCGGTGCACACGCAGATACTCCGCGTCTCGACCTGAAGCAGCATCCTCTTTACGAAGACCTTGGAATGTCCATGGCTAAGACTCACTACTATGGCGGCATTCGCAAATACCAGTGGCTGGCACGGCCTCTTGCCCTGCACGGCGTGGTCGTTAAAGCGGACGGCACCAAGGTTGATGTTGTTATCGGCGAGGATGTTAATGATCCGGTTCTTACCATTCTCGATCTGCTTCCGCATCTTGCTTACAAGCAGGTGGAGAAGAAGGTCACCGATGCTTTTGAAGCTGAGAAACTGAATATTCTTATGGGGCATTCCCTGTCTTTTTCTAAGGACGAAGACGATAAGGAAGAGGGTAATGGCAAGCCTTCCGTAAAGCGTAAAGTACTTGAGCTGCTTAACGAGAAATACGACATCGTTGAAGAAGACCTGTTCAGCGCGGAAATGCACATTGTCCCTGCCGGTCCTGCCCGTTACGTTGGTTTGGATAAGTCTGTTGTGGGCGGTTACGGACAGGATGACCGTTCCTGCGTATTCCTCGCCCTTGAAGCATTCCTCAATGCTCCTGAGCCTGAACATGCCCAGATAGTACTTTTTTACGACAAAGAAGAGGTCGGTTCAGAAGGTTCTACCGGTGCAAAGTCTCTCTTCTTCGAATACTGCCTTGAAGACCTGATTGATGCATGGGAACCCAACGCTAAGATGTCCCGGGTTATGATGGCCGGTAAAGCGCTTTCCACCGATGTGCATGCGGCAATCGACCCCGACTATCAGGATGTGCACGAGAAGCTCAACTCAGCCTATCTCGGTTACGGTCCCTGCTTCTGCAAGTTTACCGGACATCGCGGTAAGGTCGGTGCTAATGATGCTCATCCTGAGTTTGTGGCATGGCTGCGTAACATCCTGAGTGAAGCCGGAGCTCCGTGGCAGATGGCTGAGCTTGGCAAGGTCGATCTCGGCGGTGGCGGAACAGTCGCTAAATTCCTCGCTCTCTATGGCATGGATGTTATCGATTTCGGACCTCCGGTGCTTTCCATGCACAGCCCGTTCGAGTTGACCAGTAAGGCAGACCTTTACGCTACTGAACTGGCATTCCGTACTTTCTTGAAGAATTAA
- a CDS encoding bifunctional folylpolyglutamate synthase/dihydrofolate synthase codes for MKFKNFLEFSGYLDDLGLFHMDLSLGRMEEFVRNWGGKSSFPVIHVVGTNGKGSTSSYITSIGCEHGLKVGTFTSPHFVTPRERITINGSMLSEEEWCELANQVMEIAPDAGLTYFELLTCMALVAFKNNEIDLAVMEAGLGGRYDATNTVDPDLTVFTPIGLDHEKVLGSTIDLIAADKADAMRENGTAITAVQVPEAKTVLETRAKELGCDLHHINDQEIVADLNPSLAGEHQKENAGLAACAWRLFCGKSGIDFDADKVRSGVEKAFIAGRLQIIKSARTYILDGAHNTHAFAALEAELERSGVKLDAIIFSCMKDKNLGPVKETLFRLTDGPILASGIEGNERAYPYKDLAAVLGERAKAAKTIDDALSMLNSGEKTVLICGSLYLLAAFYTRYPEFLRRMPPAS; via the coding sequence TTGAAATTTAAAAATTTTCTAGAATTTAGCGGTTATCTGGATGACCTTGGCCTTTTCCATATGGATTTGAGCCTTGGCAGAATGGAAGAGTTTGTCCGTAACTGGGGTGGAAAGTCCAGCTTTCCGGTTATCCATGTTGTCGGAACAAATGGAAAAGGGTCAACTTCATCATACATTACCTCTATTGGATGTGAACACGGACTTAAGGTTGGGACCTTTACTTCTCCTCATTTCGTCACTCCCCGTGAGCGTATTACTATTAACGGCTCTATGCTTTCTGAAGAAGAGTGGTGCGAACTGGCTAATCAGGTCATGGAAATAGCCCCGGATGCGGGTTTAACTTATTTCGAATTGTTAACCTGTATGGCGTTGGTGGCTTTTAAAAATAATGAAATTGATCTGGCGGTCATGGAGGCTGGGCTTGGCGGCCGTTACGATGCCACTAATACGGTTGATCCTGATCTGACAGTATTTACCCCCATCGGGCTGGATCATGAGAAGGTGCTAGGTTCGACAATTGACCTGATTGCAGCAGATAAGGCCGATGCCATGCGTGAGAATGGAACTGCCATCACTGCCGTGCAGGTTCCTGAAGCTAAGACGGTCCTTGAGACGCGTGCTAAGGAATTAGGCTGCGATCTTCATCATATAAATGATCAGGAGATTGTTGCGGACCTTAATCCATCTCTTGCCGGGGAGCACCAGAAGGAGAATGCAGGTCTTGCAGCCTGTGCTTGGCGTTTGTTCTGCGGGAAATCAGGTATTGATTTTGACGCAGATAAGGTCCGCAGCGGGGTGGAAAAGGCATTCATTGCCGGAAGGTTGCAGATTATCAAGTCGGCTAGGACTTACATCCTTGATGGCGCGCACAACACACATGCTTTTGCCGCACTGGAAGCCGAGCTGGAACGGTCTGGAGTAAAACTGGATGCGATTATTTTTTCCTGTATGAAGGATAAGAATCTTGGTCCGGTGAAGGAGACTCTTTTTCGTTTGACTGACGGTCCGATTCTCGCCAGCGGGATTGAGGGGAATGAACGGGCGTATCCATATAAAGATTTAGCTGCGGTCCTTGGAGAGCGGGCAAAAGCTGCTAAAACTATTGACGATGCTCTCTCAATGCTTAATTCCGGTGAGAAAACAGTTCTAATCTGCGGGTCCTTGTATTTGCTGGCAGCTTTTTATACAAGATACCCAGAATTTTTAAGAAGAATGCCTCCGGCGTCTTAA
- a CDS encoding response regulator, giving the protein MKRIKVLLVDDEVDFSRVLACRLERRGVDVSTASCANEAMETLRLKVMDVVLLDVKMPGRDGIRLLGEIKRLYPQIGVLMLTAHISPDLVISCQAMGASEYLLKPINADELIVKIKGVAANSN; this is encoded by the coding sequence ATGAAAAGGATTAAAGTTCTTCTGGTTGACGATGAAGTTGATTTCTCCCGCGTGCTTGCTTGCAGGCTTGAGAGGCGGGGGGTGGATGTCAGCACGGCTTCATGCGCAAATGAAGCCATGGAGACGCTTAGGCTTAAAGTGATGGATGTTGTTCTGCTTGATGTCAAAATGCCCGGCAGGGACGGAATCAGGCTTCTTGGAGAAATAAAGCGACTTTATCCGCAGATTGGGGTTTTGATGCTCACTGCTCATATCAGTCCTGATCTTGTCATATCCTGTCAGGCTATGGGGGCATCCGAGTATCTCCTTAAGCCGATTAATGCGGATGAACTGATCGTAAAGATCAAGGGTGTGGCTGCAAATAGTAATTAA
- a CDS encoding response regulator, with product MTNATILFVDDEEAFVEAMSKRLERRNMTVHKAYSGDEGLSMLGKNPGIEVVILDVKMPYKDGLTVLQEIKRDFPLVEVIMLTGHATVESAITGMQNGAFDYLMKPCSIDDLVEKIRAAMKLYHEHEDEETMARIDEITNRMA from the coding sequence ATGACGAACGCAACCATTCTGTTCGTGGATGATGAGGAAGCTTTTGTAGAAGCTATGTCTAAGAGGCTTGAGCGGCGCAACATGACTGTCCACAAAGCATACAGCGGTGATGAAGGCCTGAGTATGCTGGGCAAGAATCCCGGAATTGAAGTGGTCATTCTGGATGTGAAGATGCCCTATAAGGATGGGCTCACCGTGTTGCAGGAAATCAAAAGGGACTTTCCCCTGGTCGAAGTAATTATGCTCACCGGTCATGCAACAGTGGAATCGGCAATAACCGGCATGCAGAACGGAGCCTTCGATTATCTTATGAAGCCGTGTTCAATTGATGATCTCGTTGAAAAAATACGTGCAGCTATGAAGCTGTATCACGAGCATGAAGATGAAGAAACCATGGCTCGTATCGATGAGATAACCAATCGTATGGCTTAA
- the selA gene encoding L-seryl-tRNA(Sec) selenium transferase: MSNLFKYLPSVDSVLTRLEEEGVIDGLPRTLSRDLVNGFLDVCREEIKGGIITEEKQLSPDVLFPRLTCHVRAGAKPHFRRVLNGTGVVVHTNLGRSLLAESAVKAVTEACACYSNLEFDLKTGERGSRYSHVEKLICEITGAEAALVVNNNASAVLITLETLAKGREAIVSRGQLVEIGGSFRIPDVMTKSGAFLREVGATNRTHLHDYENAINEETALLMKVHTSNFRVIGFTKEVSGGELAELGRKHDLPVYEDLGSGNLTNFSGLGLMREPTVQEVVAEDVDVVSFSGDKVLGGPQAGIIVGKKKYIDAIKKNPLNRAVRIDKMTLAALEATLRLYLDPETAKREVPTVRMITEKPENLKKQAQALARTLRRELGETANIGVREGVSRVGGGAFPEQDLKTFLVTVVPSAKVTVEELKEGLLSTEPPLVGRIEEDAFCLDPRTLTREEYKLCAEAINQILE, encoded by the coding sequence TTGTCTAATCTTTTTAAATATCTTCCTTCCGTTGATTCTGTGCTGACCCGTCTTGAAGAAGAGGGTGTCATTGATGGACTGCCGAGGACCCTTTCCCGTGATCTGGTTAACGGCTTTCTTGATGTCTGCCGCGAGGAAATCAAAGGCGGGATTATCACTGAAGAAAAGCAGCTTTCCCCGGATGTGCTTTTCCCGCGCCTGACCTGCCATGTGCGGGCCGGTGCTAAACCTCATTTCCGGCGTGTGCTTAACGGAACCGGGGTGGTGGTGCATACTAACCTCGGTCGTTCTCTGCTGGCCGAATCTGCAGTAAAAGCGGTGACTGAGGCTTGTGCCTGCTATTCCAACCTTGAGTTTGATCTGAAGACCGGAGAGCGTGGTAGTCGTTACAGTCACGTGGAAAAGCTGATCTGCGAGATTACCGGGGCTGAGGCCGCTTTGGTGGTTAACAACAATGCTTCAGCGGTATTGATTACCCTTGAAACCCTTGCAAAGGGTCGCGAAGCAATTGTTTCCCGCGGTCAGCTTGTTGAGATCGGCGGATCTTTCCGTATTCCTGATGTCATGACCAAGAGCGGGGCGTTTTTGCGTGAAGTTGGTGCTACCAACCGTACCCATCTGCACGATTATGAAAATGCCATTAACGAGGAAACAGCACTTCTTATGAAAGTGCATACCTCCAATTTCCGGGTTATTGGATTCACCAAGGAAGTTTCCGGTGGCGAATTGGCTGAACTGGGGCGTAAGCATGACCTTCCGGTCTATGAAGACCTTGGCAGCGGTAACCTGACCAATTTTTCCGGCCTCGGCCTGATGCGGGAACCCACAGTACAGGAAGTTGTAGCCGAGGATGTGGATGTAGTTTCATTTTCCGGTGACAAAGTGCTCGGTGGCCCGCAGGCGGGGATTATAGTCGGTAAGAAGAAATATATCGATGCTATCAAGAAGAATCCGCTTAACCGTGCGGTTCGTATTGATAAGATGACTCTTGCTGCCCTTGAAGCGACCCTGCGCCTTTACCTTGATCCGGAGACTGCCAAGCGCGAAGTGCCCACAGTGCGCATGATTACCGAGAAGCCTGAGAATCTTAAAAAACAGGCTCAAGCCCTTGCCCGCACATTACGTCGCGAGCTTGGCGAAACTGCGAATATCGGTGTGCGTGAGGGGGTTTCCCGTGTAGGCGGCGGAGCATTTCCGGAGCAGGACTTAAAGACTTTTCTTGTTACCGTAGTTCCGAGTGCAAAGGTGACAGTTGAAGAATTGAAAGAAGGACTTCTTTCAACTGAACCGCCGCTGGTGGGACGAATTGAAGAAGATGCATTTTGTCTTGATCCACGAACACTCACACGCGAAGAGTACAAACTCTGCGCTGAAGCTATTAATCAAATTTTAGAATAA
- a CDS encoding sigma-54-dependent transcriptional regulator, which translates to MSEKIRILAVDDSKSTLEVLKRNLESQGYDVLTCLRVDEALSLLEEHEIDIVITDFRMPQATGLDLIRHVRENHRDVELMMITGYPSISGAVEAIKDGAGEYLPKPFTSEELQGAMDRIVERVHRRRALKAVEVPDETYGIVGNSPGMQLVFRRIGKAAATNANVLISGDSGTGKELVARAVHYHSDRRAAPFVPVNCAAIPDSLVESELFGHVKGAFTGAKEARAGFFEIANGGTVFLDEIGDASPNMQAKLLRILQSKEYCKVGSSVVHTVDTRILAATHKDLKRLVEDGSFREDLYYRLHVVDIPVPSLAERGDDILILISNFLVKFSKTMQCPTPSITDEALTALRNYSWPGNVRELENLIQRMVVIVDHDPIEVTDLPPNMRFSLPMEERVDRSLAEVEQEHIKNVLIMTDNNKTRAAEILGINRKTLREKLKRMEEQE; encoded by the coding sequence ATGAGCGAAAAGATTAGGATTCTCGCGGTAGACGACAGCAAAAGTACACTGGAAGTACTCAAGCGCAATCTTGAATCACAAGGTTACGATGTATTAACTTGTTTGCGGGTGGACGAGGCTCTGTCTCTGCTTGAAGAACATGAAATAGATATAGTCATAACAGATTTTAGGATGCCTCAGGCCACAGGTCTGGATTTGATCAGGCACGTGCGTGAGAACCATCGTGATGTGGAATTAATGATGATAACCGGATACCCGTCAATATCCGGTGCAGTGGAAGCCATAAAGGATGGTGCAGGCGAATATCTGCCTAAGCCATTCACTTCTGAGGAGTTGCAGGGGGCAATGGACCGCATCGTTGAACGTGTTCACCGCAGGCGGGCACTCAAAGCGGTCGAGGTCCCGGATGAAACTTATGGTATTGTCGGAAATTCTCCCGGTATGCAGCTTGTTTTTCGCAGGATCGGTAAAGCTGCTGCAACTAATGCCAACGTTCTTATCTCCGGTGATTCCGGTACGGGTAAGGAGTTGGTCGCCAGAGCTGTGCACTACCACAGTGACCGCAGGGCGGCACCTTTCGTTCCGGTCAATTGTGCTGCAATACCTGATTCTTTGGTTGAGAGTGAACTTTTCGGACACGTTAAAGGTGCTTTTACCGGGGCGAAAGAGGCCAGAGCAGGTTTTTTTGAGATAGCTAATGGTGGTACTGTTTTTCTTGATGAAATCGGTGATGCCAGCCCAAACATGCAGGCCAAGCTTTTGCGTATTTTGCAATCCAAGGAATACTGTAAAGTTGGGTCAAGTGTTGTTCATACGGTAGATACCCGTATTTTAGCCGCTACGCACAAGGATTTAAAACGACTTGTTGAGGACGGATCATTTCGTGAGGACCTTTACTATAGGTTGCACGTAGTGGATATCCCTGTGCCGTCTCTTGCCGAGCGTGGTGATGATATTCTGATTTTGATCAGTAATTTTCTGGTTAAATTTTCCAAGACCATGCAATGTCCCACACCAAGTATTACGGACGAGGCCCTGACTGCTTTACGTAATTATTCATGGCCGGGAAACGTAAGAGAATTGGAAAATCTTATTCAGAGGATGGTGGTTATTGTGGACCATGATCCGATTGAGGTTACGGATCTGCCCCCTAATATGCGTTTCAGTTTGCCGATGGAAGAACGTGTTGACCGTTCTCTGGCAGAAGTGGAGCAGGAGCATATAAAAAATGTGCTGATTATGACTGATAATAACAAGACCCGCGCTGCCGAGATACTGGGCATAAACCGTAAGACTCTACGTGAAAAATTAAAGCGCATGGAAGAGCAGGAATAA